One window of Populus nigra chromosome 5, ddPopNigr1.1, whole genome shotgun sequence genomic DNA carries:
- the LOC133694706 gene encoding uncharacterized protein LOC133694706 isoform X4 has translation MEYHKYDPNARASRKSKDRTIATTAMTPPSSYFHYTKYAKHSSPIPSPCYPNNLNFHHHSNFLEPPPPPQTPPPPPLFPQFSPRNPHFSYIPSPNHPQIHDNYNHQRSHHDLPHSTQLPWVSHQLYDDRQPPRRLPEFDHCVHEPRPDFTFLRDDHMQTRHELEGDPNPNSRLVQDRNVVTDGESEHRRRRGEFGSNSDRSSSVFQTVSNQLRGFKSNSGNYENRRRLNYDYHEKGSANQRWVHDRDVMGESRDSLIELGSNEIGDGENRILAGKREHYRIRDGNLELERDGGKRSRESSYEFNRTPRKQLQKKSALLRLQKPSYRNREDERVHYSSYADYTKSSPFRGKHQESGYLRGKDKDKVLHADRGMVEGARERSPVELDVSFKSNSLVAKAILTPTLSSAGASEMNLTPRNRKVRKVLVPAKDKDSLNSSMHKPNKVALGLDEAASVANKASSSNKELKKSKEVVTASGITNVRDSSSLPMKRTVSLRSGTNLVSGKTSSLKGGKKKKVVKRVVKKVVNHKSTLSSSQPSKICDEPVKADSFAYNPTEPIDPDKAATVADIVDPQPCPNEATAMPKNDKVERFDKFMESGLVGAGLDSGNLFVFNINGNKSRSASPSGFSNHEETKFGESFINGDCDKGLHAIADTENSLKKSLDETFRSDIGGVEDVSKQPCQKGDSCLFEDNAVRGSLKVLDYIEGNTDFGSLSSEKTIIHEGPMNTCMPLMGLDTASMNSQERITVFDAGASDVGCKEPCRNLGSPSAENGITDLLQGASFPVVTNRSFSVSISGETGIQNDVIRPNQGVGAILVSPSCCTNSKEINISVHGTGDDFSEQLSQDGVTKTLENASIGGSLDTKVSAGGSDEDATDITKNDKKIEVRQLDLSRTDVSYMHLDPANMVTSTSAHWVDKTLRLCFEDSATAECTFSGSQFVGVGSQSCNIVSVLHEGSLTDVSAGKDSVRRSDDVGPSNVSPRNEKNRKFSAPQLELNSPQKSDADEGPVFAGNSTSVMEVPSNSGDGHTLPEEEAVVSDMDFLCTSDFLPAQKRITASLENCSAGEHTVAAVKDDAFEDDGQKDVKSHFAVEKLAVTKVTSRDLVVLGGKDIINATPVVVGSSNPNDSMDVDAGEGDKMDVDAAEEQVVIDGGIDPCQIPSKLQTLVLTEKLPGIDVEDSDFHGVKNNSPCMSNYLSSFEDGFGVSTINSSEELMAFVPETLSDRGFPETLPDVLGTSLSKNPVEKVHGYHDKILAERPAINVGSNSSICTTSSQSGKIVLKSDHAVEGDRLLARRTGHFPSQDSKITTRTQNAVSGQLYGRKNQTNCAVSEIYPGRSSFVFTASKSTASSSRNSKTQTWHRTDSSSDSAPPAKKAFSSTVHAQMQFPRKTDKLQSTSYIRKGNSLVRKPISVAQSPDPHGLSSSVYQLNSSGTNEPKKSTGSDSRIDIVDPLDVVRKGGMSASCERPRTPPLSSVPKIPNQATNALGVRVSSPLAEHLHSLSTETATAPAEFMESNDVPKSSDNLLKISESPITQNSQINNLECNGDLNEDNKVVLANVKNLTYFKRKSNQLVATSNPCASSVQNACNTSSSDSYYKRRRNQLNRTSLESQVKQTTSIPDESLNSEGQTALYSFFSGNFSMRRLRKVLTKTRKPSKFSLVWTLHGAQLSKNDGDSLHHGKVLSHLFPWKRATYWRSFLPKPSSISNHSSLSSIGRKLLLLRKRNTVYTRSKHGFSLRKSKEATLAVAAVERKNRERRGAAHVASPTKSRNSSSRECIFRVGLVRYKRDSSKRTLQMISGDESSCSGALQKENDAKKSYVPRRLMIGKDDGRYVRIGNGNQLIRDPKKRTRILASEKVRWSLHTARSRLARKRKYCQFFTRFGKCNKDDGKCPFIHDSSKIAVCTKFLNGLCFNPECKSTHKVIPERMPDCSYFLQGLCTNKDCPYRHVCVNPNASICKGFLRGYCADANECLKKHSYVCPTYEATGSCPQGSKCKLHHPKNRSKEKKSKRSRDNNAQGRYFGLMHASTTELRNPVPGKLNVLDNGAISFKGSIADYISLDVIDEVVENIIPADEHTALGDSDPLELQLGDLDELIKPVRIMNI, from the exons ATGGAGTATCATAAATATGATCCAAACGCGCGCGCATCCAGAAAGAGCAAAGATCGAACAATAGCCACCACCGCTATGACTCCTCCATCTTCCTATTTCCACTACACAAAGTACGCTAAACACTCTTCTCCTATCCCTTCTCCTTGTTACCCTAATAACCTTAATTTCCACCACCATTCCAACTTTCTTGAACCGCCTCCGCCGCCACAAACACCTCCTCCTCCACCGTTATTCCCACAATTCTCCCCTCGAAACCCCCATTTCTCCTATATCCCTAGCCCAAATCATCCCCAAATTCACGATAACTATAACCACCAGCGATCGCACCATGACCTTCCTCACTCAACTCAATTGCCTTGGGTTTCTCATCAATTGTACGATGACCGTCAACCGCCGCGTCGTTTACCCGAGTTCGATCACTGTGTCCATGAACCCCGACCCGATTTTACGTTTTTGCGTGATGATCATATGCAAACTAGGCATGAATTGGAAGGTGATCCTAATCCTAACTCTAGATTGGTTCAGGACCGTAATGTTGTGACTGATGGTGAGAGTGAGCATCGTCGTCGTCGTGGTGAATTTGGATCTAATTCTGATAGATCTTCTAGTGTTTTCCAAACTGTTTCGAATCAACTGAGGGGTTTCAAGTCGAATTCAGGGAATTATGAGAATAGGCGCCGTTTGAATTATGATTATCATGAGAAGGGGAGTGCCAACCAGAGGTGGGTTCATGACAGAGATGTTATGGGCGAATCGCGTGATTCATTGATTGAGTTGGGGAGTAACGAGATTGGTGATGGTGAAAATAGGATTCTTGCTGGGAAACGTGAGCATTATAGGATTAGAGACGGGAATTTGGAGTTGGAAAGGGATGGTGGTAAAAGAAGTAGAGAGAGTAGTTATGAGTTTAATAGGACTCCAAGGAAGCAGTTACAGAAAAAGAGTGCTCTACTTAGGCTTCAAAAGCCTAGTTATAGGAATAGAGAGGATGAGAGAGTGCATTATTCGAGTTATGCTGATTATACTAAATCTAGTCCTTTTAGAGGTAAACATCAGGAATCCGGTTATTTAAGAGGCAAAGATAAAGATAAGGTCTTGCATGCAGATCGTGGGATGGTAGAGGGAGCAAGAGAGAGAAGCCCAGTAGAGCTTGATGTTTCTTTTAAGTCTAATTCGTTGGTAGCCAAGGCAATTTTGACGCCGACTTTAAGTTCTGCAGGTGCTTCTGAAATGAATTTGACACCTAGGAATAGAAAAGTTAGGAAAGTGTTGGTCCCTGCTAAGGATAAGGATAGTTTGAATTCGTCAATGCATAAACCCAACAAGGTTGCATTGGGATTGGACGAAGCTGCAAGTGTTGCAAATAAAGCGTCCAGTTCTAACAAGGAGCTAAAGAAGTCTAAAGAGGTAGTTACAGCTTCTGGTATTACTAATGTGCGAGATAGTAGCTCACTGCCTATGAAGAGGACTGTGTCCCTTAGAAGTGGAACCAATCTTGTTTCTGGTAAAACATCTTCACTCAAGggtggaaagaagaaaaaagttgttAAGAGAGTAGTGAAGAAAGTTGTAAACCATAAGTCAACTTTATCAAGTTCACAGCCATCAAAAATTTGTGATGAACCTGTGAAAGCTGATAGCTTTGCCTATAATCCAACTGAACCCATTGACCCTGACAAGGCTGCTACTGTGGCTGACATTGTTGATCCACAGCCTTGTCCAAATGAAGCTACAGCGATGCCTAAGAATGACAAGGTGGAGAGATTTGATAAGTTTATGGAATCAGGGCTGGTTGGCGCTGGTTTAGATTCTggtaatttatttgtatttaatatCAATGGAAATAAGAGCCGCTCAGCTTCTCCCTCAGGCTTTTCAAATCACGAAGAAACCAAATTTGGTGAGAGTTTTATAAATGGTGATTGTGACAAAGGCTTGCATGCTATTGCAGATACTGAAAACAGTTTAAAGAAATCACTAGATGAAACATTTAGATCCGATATTGGTGGTGTTGAAGATGTCAGCAAGCAGCCTTGTCAGAAAGGAGATTCTTGCTTGTTTGAGGACAATGCTGTGAGGGGATCTCTCAAAGTTTTGGATTATATAGAAGGCAATACTGATTTTGGTTCATTAAGTTCAGAGAAAACAATAATTCATGAAGGTCCTATGAATACTTGTATGCCTTTGATGGGGTTAGATACTGCTTCAATGAACTCGCAAGAGAGAATTACAGTTTTTGACGCGGGGGCATCTGATGTTGGTTGCAAGGAGCCCTGCAGAAATCTAGGTAGTCCATCAGCTGAGAATGGCATCACCGATCTACTTCAGGGTGCTAGTTTCCCTGTAGTAACCAATAGAAGTTTCTCTGTATCTATTTCAGGGGAAACAGGAATTCAGAATGATGTCATACGACCCAATCAGGGAGTAGGGGCCATTTTGGTTTCTCCCAGCTGCTGTaccaattcaaaagaaattaatatttctgTCCATGGAACTGGTGATGATTTTAGTGAGCAGCTATCTCAAGATGGGGTTACTAAAACATTGGAGAATGCTTCCATCGGAGGTTCTCTAGATACCAAGGTTTCTGCAGGTGGCAGTGACGAGGATGCAACTGACATTACgaagaatgataaaaaaattgaagttcgTCAGTTAGATTTGTCAAGGACAGATGTATCTTACATGCATTTGGATCCTGCAAATATGGTCACCAGTACCTCTGCACATTGGGTGGATAAAACCTTGAGATTATGTTTTGAAGACAGTGCTACAGCTGAGTGTACATTTTCTGGCTCCCAATTTGTGGGTGTTGGCTCACAATCTTGTAATATCGTCAGTGTCCTTCATGAGGGCAGTTTAACAGATGTTTCAGCGGGTAAGGATTCTGTCAGGAGGAGTGATGATGTTGGTCCAAGTAATGTTTCACCAAGGAATGAAAAGAACAGAAAGTTCTCTGCTCCTCAACTGGAATTGAATTCTCCACAAAAATCTGACGCTGACGAGGGACCTGTATTTGCAGGTAACTCTACATCAGTTATGGAAGTGCCCTCCAATTCTGGTGATGGTCATACACTGCCAGAAGAGGAAGCTGTAGTGTCTGATATGGATTTTCTGTGTACTTCTGACTTTCTGCCTGCACAGAAGCGGATCACTGCATCGCTTGAAAATTGTTCAGCAGGAGAGCACACGGTGGCTGCAGTCAAAGATGATGCATTTGAAGATGATGGTCAAAAAGATGTTAAATCTCATTTTGCTGTTGAGAAACTGGCGGTTACAAAAGTGACATCCCGTGATCTAGTTGTATTGGGAGGCAAGGACATCATAAATGCTACTCCAGTTGTGGTTGGAAGTAGCAATCCAAATGACTCTATGGATGTTGATGCTGGTGAGGGAGACAAAATGGATGTTGATGCTGCAGAGGAGCAAGTTGTTATTGACGGTGGGATTGATCCGTGCCAAATCCCTTCAAAACTTCAGACACTGGTCTTGACTGAAAAATTGCCAGGTATAGATGTGGAGGATAGTGATTTTCATGGTGTGAAGAACAATTCGCCTTGTATGTCAAACTACCTATCTTCATTTGAAGATGGCTTTGGAGTTTCTACTATCAATTCAAGTGAGGAACTTATGGCGTTTGTACCTGAGACACTGTCTGATAGGGGTTTTCCAGAAACCTTGCCTGATGTCCTGGGCACATCATTGAGCAAAAATCCAGTTGAAAAGGTTCATGGGTATCATGATAAAATTCTAGCTGAGAGGCCTGCAATTAATGTTGGTTCTAACTCATCTATATGTACAACAAGTTCACAGAGTggtaaaattgttttaaaatcagATCATGCAGTAGAAGGTGATCGGCTGTTGGCTCGAAGGACAGGGCATTTTCCATCACAGGATTCCAAAATAACAACTCGGACGCAGAATGCTGTGAGTGGGCAATTATATGGAAGGAAGAACCAGACTAATTGTGCTGTATCTGAGATTTATCCAGGTCGctcatcttttgtttttactgCTTCAAAGAGTACAGCTTCTTCATCTCGCAACTCAAAAACTCAAACATGGCATCGAACTGATAGTTCTTCTGATTCTGCTCCACCAGCAAAAAAGGCATTCTCGAGCACTGTTCATGCACAAATGCAATTTCCTAGGAAAACTGATAAGCTCCAGAGCACCTCTTACATTCGCAAGGGTAACAGTCTTGTTAGAAAACCTATTTCAGTTGCTCAATCCCCGGATCCTCATGGTTTGAGTTCTTCTGTATATCAGCTCAACTCTTCTGGTACTAATGAACCAAAGAAGAGTACTGGCTCTGACAGTAGAATTGATATTGTGGATCCGCTTGATGTTGTGAGAAAAGGAGGCATGAGTGCTTCTTGTGAGAGACCGAGAACACCACCTCTATCTAGTGTCCCTAAAATACCAAATCAGGCAACTAACGCTTTGGGGGTTCGGGTATCTTCCCCATTAGCTGAGCATCTTCACTCTCTTTCTACTGAAACTGCAACAGCCCCAGCAGAATTTATGGAAAGCAATGATGTTCCAAAGTCTTCTGACAATTTGTTGAAAATTTCAGAATCTCCAATAACTCAAAATAGCCAAATTAATAATTTGGAATGTAATGGTGATCTAAATGAAGATAATAAGGTAGTTTTGGCAAATGTCAAGAACCTAAcatattttaagagaaaatcaaATCAGTTGGTTGCAACTTCAAATCCATGTGCATCTTCTGTACAAAATGCCTGTAACACATCATCATCTGATAGCTATTACAAGAGGAGGAGAAATCAGCTAAATAGGACTTCACTGGAAAGTCAGGTCAAGCAGACAACCAGCATCCCTGATGAAAGTTTGAATTCAGAGGGACAAACTGCTCTTTACTCTTTTTTCAGTGGAAATTTTAGTATGCGACGACTGCGTAAAG TCTTGACAAAGACCCGTAAACCTTCTAAGTTCTCTTTGGTCTGGACACTGCATGGTGCACAGTTATCAAAGAATGATGGTGATTCATTGCATCATGGGAAGGTCTTGTCTCATTTGTTTCCCTGGAAAAGAGCTACGTATTGGAGAAGTTTCTTGCCAAAACCATCTTCAATTTCAAATCATAGTTCCTTATCCTCAATTGG CAGGAAACTGCTACTGTTGAGAAAGAGGAATACAGTTTACACAAGGTCAAAACATGGATTTTCACTTCGAAAATCCAAG GAAGCTACCTTGGCTGTTGCTGCGGTAGAGAGGAAGAACAGAGAACGGAGAGGTGCTGCCCATGTTGCTTCTCCAACAAAGAGTAGAAACAGTTCTTCTC GAGAATGCATTTTTCGTGTTGGCTTAGTTCGCTACAAAAGGGACTCTTCAAAGCGGACTCTTCAGATGATATCAG GTGATGAATCATCATGCTCTGGGGCccttcaaaaagaaaatgatgccAAGAAGTCATATGTTCCGAGGAGATTAATGATTGGGAAAGATGA TGGCAGATATGTGCGAATTGGCAATGGTAACCAGCTTATAAGAGATCCCAAGAAGCGAACTCGCATTTTGGCCAGTGAAAAAGTTAGATGGAGTTTGCACACCGCAAGATCACGATTGGCTAGAAAGAGAAAGTACTGTCAGTTTTTCACAAGATTTGGGAAATGCAACAAAGATGATGGAAAATGTCCCTTCATTCATGATTCCTCCAAAATTGCAGTCTGCACAAAGTTTCTGAATGGTCTATGTTTCAATCCTGAATGCAAATCGACTCATAAG GTCATTCCGGAAAGGATGCCTGATTGTTCTTACTTTTTGCAAG GCCTTTGCACCAATAAAGACTGCCCTTATAGACATGTGTGCGTCAATCCTAATGCTTCTATCTGCAAAGGATTTCTCAGGGGCTATTGTGCCGATGCTAATGAG TGTCTAAAGAAGCACAGCTACGTCTGCCCAACCTATGAAGCAACAGGATCCTGTCCTCAAGGATCCAAATGCAAGCTACACCATCCTAAGAACCgaagcaaggaaaagaaaagcaagcgATCACGAGATAACAATGCTCAAGGGCGATATTTTGGTTTGATGCACGCCAGCACTACTGAGCTGAGAAATCCAGTGCCTGGAAAACTCAATGTGCTAGATAATGGTGCTATTTCTTTCAAAGGAAGCATTGCTGATTATATCAGCCTTGATGTTATTGATGAAGTGGTAGAAAATATCATTCCAGCAGATGAGCACACAGCACTTGGTGATAGTGATCCTTTGGAATTGCAATTAGGTGATCTTGATGAGCTAATTAAACCTGTCCGTATAATGAACATCTGA